From Bradyrhizobium sp. NDS-1, the proteins below share one genomic window:
- a CDS encoding flavin-dependent oxidoreductase: MKAIVIGGGIGGLTTALMLRSRGLDCEIFEQADTIRELGVGINTLPHAMRELAGLGLLQKLDDVAIRTDQLYYLNRHGQEVWREARGIDAGHDVPQFSIHRGRLQGVIHRAVEERLGQGAIHTGCRLGAFTQDEGGVTAYFFDRAGAHVHTARGDILIGADGIHSRVRETLFPNEGPPCWNGLMLWRGARDWPLFLTGKSMIVAGGLNAKVVIYPIAEGSSPASRLTNWAVLVKVGEGNVPPPRKEDWSRPGRREELMPHVARFSVPYVDIRSLISATPEFYEYPTCDRDPLPYWSSGRVTLLGDAAHPMYPVGSNGASQAILDARCLADSLVRAEHPRQALLEYEKKRLPMTADIVRSNRRGGPEGVIDAVEQLAPDGFDNVDNVLSYSQREAIVRGYATKAGFAAVPGLAAVRA, encoded by the coding sequence ATGAAGGCGATTGTCATCGGTGGCGGTATCGGTGGTCTCACCACGGCATTGATGCTGCGCTCGCGCGGCCTGGATTGTGAGATCTTCGAGCAGGCCGACACGATTCGCGAGCTCGGCGTCGGAATCAACACGCTGCCGCACGCCATGCGCGAGCTCGCAGGTCTCGGCCTGTTGCAGAAGCTCGACGACGTCGCGATCCGCACCGATCAGCTCTATTATCTCAACCGCCACGGCCAGGAGGTCTGGCGAGAAGCCCGCGGCATCGACGCCGGCCACGACGTGCCGCAATTCTCGATCCATCGCGGCCGCCTCCAGGGCGTCATCCATCGCGCGGTCGAGGAGCGGCTCGGGCAGGGGGCGATCCACACCGGCTGCCGGCTTGGTGCGTTCACACAGGATGAGGGCGGCGTCACCGCCTATTTCTTCGATCGTGCGGGCGCCCATGTCCACACCGCGCGCGGCGATATCCTGATCGGTGCCGACGGTATCCATTCCCGTGTCCGCGAAACGTTGTTCCCGAACGAGGGCCCGCCGTGCTGGAACGGCCTGATGCTATGGCGCGGTGCGCGCGACTGGCCGCTGTTCCTCACCGGCAAGTCGATGATCGTGGCCGGCGGCCTCAATGCCAAGGTGGTGATCTACCCGATCGCGGAAGGATCGAGCCCGGCGAGCCGCCTGACCAATTGGGCCGTGCTGGTGAAGGTCGGCGAGGGCAATGTGCCGCCGCCGCGGAAGGAAGACTGGTCGCGGCCGGGTCGCCGCGAAGAGCTGATGCCCCACGTCGCGCGCTTCTCCGTGCCCTATGTCGACATCAGGAGCCTGATCTCGGCGACGCCCGAATTCTACGAATATCCGACCTGTGACCGCGATCCCTTGCCGTACTGGTCGTCCGGACGTGTCACGCTGCTCGGCGATGCCGCGCACCCCATGTATCCGGTCGGCTCCAATGGGGCATCACAGGCGATTCTCGATGCGCGCTGCCTCGCGGACTCGCTGGTGCGTGCCGAGCATCCGCGCCAGGCGCTGCTCGAGTATGAGAAAAAGCGTCTGCCCATGACGGCCGATATCGTCCGCTCCAACCGGCGCGGCGGCCCCGAGGGCGTCATCGACGCCGTCGAGCAGCTCGCGCCAGATGGATTCGACAATGTCGACAATGTCCTGAGCTATTCCCAGCGCGAAGCCATCGTGCGCGGCTATGCCACCAAGGCGGGCTTCGCCGCAGTGCCGGGACTTGCCGCGGTCCGCGCCTAA
- a CDS encoding CBS domain-containing protein, protein MRAHQIMTRSVISVTPDTSIVEAANIMLKRHVSGLTVVDDAGKLVGVVSEGDFIRRSEIGTGRKRGRWLRFILGPDKSASDFVHEHGRKVSEVMTESVVTITEDTALAEIVELMERNNVKRLPVVRGDKVVGIVSRANLLQAVAELAREVPDPTADDDHIRSRIMDTMEKKDWCPFGLNVIVRNGIVHLSGVITEERARQAAVVAAENVPGVKKVHDHLCWVDTISGVYLNSPEDNELAKAS, encoded by the coding sequence ATGCGCGCCCACCAGATCATGACCCGGTCGGTCATCTCGGTTACCCCCGACACCAGCATCGTCGAGGCGGCAAATATCATGCTGAAACGGCACGTCAGCGGTCTCACGGTGGTCGACGATGCCGGCAAGCTGGTCGGCGTCGTCTCCGAGGGAGATTTCATCCGCCGCAGCGAAATCGGCACCGGGCGCAAGCGCGGTCGCTGGCTGAGGTTCATCCTCGGCCCGGACAAATCGGCCAGCGACTTCGTCCACGAGCACGGCCGCAAAGTCTCGGAGGTGATGACAGAATCGGTCGTGACCATCACCGAGGATACGGCGCTTGCGGAGATCGTCGAGCTCATGGAGCGGAACAACGTCAAGCGGCTTCCGGTAGTGCGCGGCGACAAGGTTGTCGGGATTGTCTCTCGCGCCAATCTGCTTCAGGCGGTGGCGGAGCTCGCACGCGAGGTGCCGGATCCGACGGCGGACGACGACCACATTCGCAGCCGTATCATGGATACCATGGAGAAGAAGGATTGGTGCCCATTCGGGCTGAACGTCATCGTCCGCAACGGCATCGTTCACCTCAGCGGCGTTATCACCGAGGAACGCGCTCGGCAGGCAGCCGTCGTCGCGGCGGAGAATGTCCCTGGCGTGAAGAAGGTGCACGACCATCTCTGCTGGGTCGACACCATTTCGGGCGTTTATCTGAACTCGCCCGAAGACAACGAACTCGCCAAGGCGAGCTGA
- a CDS encoding PHA/PHB synthase family protein: MSVVQIFPRTEETAAQALSVDPAAGRAVSTVSPEKLAGMAAAADPLSASEPYPLDRAFHAMLARVTGGISPLALSLAWLDWGAHLAAAPQRQMEIFRNAVRDTGRLVEAVAHTASPGQKPWSVIQPQGRDRRFSGPQWEVPPFNLLAQAFLLGEHWWRDAAIGVRGVSHTNEAIVEFSMRQMLDMLAPSNFAAANPKVLEKAFQSGGENFVFGWQNWCSDLMRLLSNARLADDAQFVVGKTVAASPGKVVYRNELIELIQYSPTTAQVRPEPILIVPAWIMKYYILDLSPQNSLVGYLTGQGFTVFAISWRNPDARDRDLAFDDYRRLGVMAALDLIGLVMPGRKIHALGYCLGGTLLSIAAAAMERDGDNRLGTVTLLAAQTDFTEAGELTLFINESQVAFLEDMMWQHGYLDTTQMAGAFQLLRSNELIWSRLSHDYLMGEGARPSDLMAWNADATRLPYRMHSEYLRKLFLDNDLAGGRYQVGGRSISLSDIHAPMFVVGTLADHVAPWRSVYKIHYQVDADVTFLLTSGGHNAGVVAPPEEPGHSYQVLTKAADAPYVGAEEWLKLAPHVEGSWWPEWAKWLAARSGAPCDPPQIGLGDALGLPDAPGDYVHT; the protein is encoded by the coding sequence ATGAGCGTCGTCCAGATATTTCCCCGGACCGAAGAAACGGCGGCGCAGGCTCTCTCCGTCGATCCCGCCGCGGGTCGCGCAGTCTCGACCGTGAGCCCCGAAAAGCTTGCAGGAATGGCGGCCGCCGCCGATCCTCTGTCTGCGTCAGAACCATACCCTCTCGACCGTGCGTTCCATGCGATGCTGGCGCGGGTCACCGGCGGAATTTCGCCGCTTGCCCTGTCGCTCGCCTGGCTCGATTGGGGGGCGCATCTCGCTGCGGCGCCACAACGTCAGATGGAGATTTTCCGCAACGCTGTGCGCGACACCGGCAGGCTCGTGGAAGCGGTCGCGCACACGGCGTCACCGGGACAGAAGCCGTGGTCGGTGATCCAGCCGCAGGGCCGGGATCGCCGCTTCAGTGGACCGCAATGGGAGGTCCCACCGTTCAATCTGCTGGCTCAGGCATTTCTGCTCGGAGAGCACTGGTGGCGCGATGCCGCGATCGGCGTGCGAGGCGTCTCGCACACCAACGAAGCCATCGTGGAGTTCTCGATGCGGCAGATGCTCGACATGCTGGCGCCGTCGAATTTCGCGGCGGCCAATCCGAAGGTGCTGGAGAAGGCGTTCCAGAGTGGCGGCGAAAATTTCGTCTTCGGATGGCAGAATTGGTGCAGCGACCTGATGCGCCTGCTCTCCAACGCGAGGTTGGCGGATGACGCGCAGTTTGTGGTCGGCAAGACGGTGGCCGCGTCGCCCGGCAAGGTCGTCTACCGCAACGAACTGATCGAGCTGATTCAGTACTCTCCGACCACCGCGCAGGTCCGACCCGAGCCGATCCTGATCGTGCCGGCCTGGATCATGAAATACTACATCCTCGATCTTTCGCCGCAGAACTCGCTGGTCGGATATCTGACCGGTCAAGGTTTCACCGTGTTTGCGATCTCTTGGCGCAATCCGGATGCGAGGGATCGTGATCTCGCCTTCGACGATTATCGCAGGCTGGGCGTCATGGCGGCGCTGGACTTGATCGGCCTGGTCATGCCGGGGCGGAAGATCCATGCGCTCGGCTATTGTCTGGGCGGCACATTGCTGTCGATCGCCGCCGCTGCAATGGAGCGTGACGGCGATAACCGCCTCGGTACCGTCACTCTCCTTGCCGCCCAGACTGACTTCACCGAGGCGGGAGAGCTGACGCTCTTCATCAACGAGAGCCAAGTCGCTTTTCTCGAAGACATGATGTGGCAGCATGGCTATCTCGACACGACGCAGATGGCCGGCGCCTTCCAGCTGCTGCGCTCCAACGAGTTGATCTGGTCGCGTCTGTCACACGACTATCTGATGGGCGAGGGCGCGCGACCGAGCGATCTGATGGCATGGAACGCGGACGCAACGCGGCTGCCCTATCGCATGCACTCGGAATATCTACGAAAACTGTTCCTCGACAACGATCTCGCCGGGGGGCGATATCAGGTCGGAGGCAGGAGCATTTCGCTCTCCGATATTCACGCTCCGATGTTCGTGGTCGGCACGCTCGCCGATCACGTGGCGCCATGGCGATCCGTCTACAAGATCCACTATCAGGTCGATGCAGACGTGACGTTCCTGTTGACCAGCGGCGGTCACAATGCCGGTGTGGTTGCGCCTCCCGAGGAGCCCGGCCATAGCTATCAGGTGCTGACCAAAGCCGCTGATGCGCCCTATGTCGGCGCGGAGGAATGGCTGAAGCTGGCCCCGCACGTTGAAGGGTCGTGGTGGCCGGAATGGGCCAAATGGCTGGCGGCGCGGTCCGGCGCGCCCTGCGATCCACCGCAGATCGGGCTTGGAGATGCGCTCGGCCTCCCGGATGCGCCGGGAGACTACGTTCACACCTAG
- a CDS encoding MarR family winged helix-turn-helix transcriptional regulator: MPAESDCTGMLDSETKAVETPEDHADELRLWLRLLTCTTLIEGEVRGRLRQRFDVTLPRFDLMAQLDKAPDGMTLSDVSKRMMVSNGNVTGLVERLVESGHLDRRTSETDRRVQVIRLTKLGRAEFRRMAAEHETWIADLFADLSPKDVRELMRLLAKTKASAQKSAARRRP, encoded by the coding sequence ATGCCCGCCGAGAGTGACTGCACCGGGATGCTCGATTCCGAGACCAAGGCTGTCGAAACGCCGGAAGACCATGCCGACGAGTTGCGGCTGTGGTTGCGTCTGCTGACCTGCACGACCCTGATCGAGGGCGAGGTGCGTGGCCGGCTGCGGCAGCGGTTCGACGTCACGCTGCCCCGTTTCGATCTGATGGCGCAGCTCGACAAGGCCCCTGACGGCATGACGTTGTCCGATGTCTCCAAGCGCATGATGGTGTCCAACGGCAACGTCACGGGTCTCGTCGAGCGCCTTGTGGAATCCGGCCATCTCGATCGTCGGACCTCGGAGACCGACCGCCGCGTCCAGGTGATCCGCCTCACGAAGCTCGGCCGTGCCGAGTTCCGCAGGATGGCTGCGGAGCACGAGACCTGGATCGCCGATCTCTTCGCCGATCTGTCGCCGAAGGATGTGCGCGAATTGATGCGGCTTCTCGCCAAGACCAAGGCGTCGGCGCAGAAATCGGCCGCGCGCCGCCGGCCGTAA
- a CDS encoding ABC transporter substrate-binding protein: protein MKMQMTLAAAAALLGTAMTPALAQEKIKLGVIVTLSGPAAALGQQVRDGFALAVKDLGSKMGGRDVEVVVVDDELKPDAGVTKVKGLLERDKVDFVIGPIFSNILQAIHRPVTESKTFLISPNAGPSTFAGKDCNPFFYVTSYQNDQVHEILGKVAQDRGYKRMYLMVPNYQAGKDSVAGFKLDYKGEIVEESYMPLNTLDFQPELSKISSQKPDALFTFMPGGLGVNLVKQYRQAGLADSIPVLSAFTVDESTLPAQQDAAVGMFGGANWAPNLDNPQNKKFVASYEAAYNVVPGTYAFQAYDAAMLIDSAVKAVKGDLSNKDAVRAALKKADFTSLRGAFKFNTNGYPIQDFYLTKVAKRPDGKFQTEIVQKVFENYGDRYAKDCKAAN, encoded by the coding sequence ATGAAGATGCAGATGACCTTGGCCGCAGCCGCCGCGCTGCTTGGCACCGCGATGACCCCTGCCCTCGCACAGGAGAAGATCAAGCTGGGCGTGATCGTGACCCTGTCGGGGCCTGCGGCTGCACTGGGCCAACAAGTTCGCGACGGCTTTGCGCTTGCGGTGAAGGATCTCGGCAGCAAGATGGGCGGCCGCGATGTCGAGGTTGTCGTGGTCGACGATGAACTCAAGCCGGACGCGGGAGTGACCAAGGTCAAGGGCCTCCTGGAGCGCGACAAGGTCGACTTCGTGATCGGCCCGATCTTCTCCAACATCCTGCAGGCGATCCACCGGCCCGTGACGGAATCGAAAACCTTCCTGATCAGCCCCAATGCCGGTCCGTCGACGTTCGCCGGCAAGGACTGCAATCCGTTCTTCTATGTCACGTCCTATCAGAACGATCAGGTTCACGAGATCCTCGGCAAGGTCGCGCAGGATCGCGGCTACAAGCGCATGTACCTGATGGTGCCGAACTATCAGGCCGGCAAGGATTCGGTGGCGGGCTTCAAGCTCGACTACAAGGGCGAGATCGTCGAGGAATCCTACATGCCGCTGAACACCCTGGACTTCCAGCCGGAGCTGTCCAAGATCTCCTCGCAGAAGCCCGATGCCCTGTTCACGTTCATGCCGGGCGGCCTCGGCGTCAATCTCGTCAAGCAATACCGGCAGGCCGGGCTCGCCGACAGCATTCCGGTGCTCTCGGCCTTCACGGTGGATGAATCGACCCTGCCGGCACAGCAGGACGCGGCCGTCGGCATGTTCGGCGGCGCCAACTGGGCGCCCAATCTCGACAATCCCCAGAACAAGAAGTTCGTCGCCTCCTACGAGGCCGCCTACAACGTCGTGCCTGGAACCTACGCCTTCCAGGCGTATGACGCCGCGATGCTGATCGACAGTGCGGTCAAGGCCGTGAAGGGCGACCTCTCGAACAAGGACGCCGTCCGGGCCGCGCTGAAGAAGGCCGACTTCACCTCTCTGCGCGGCGCCTTCAAGTTCAACACCAACGGTTATCCGATCCAGGATTTCTACCTGACCAAGGTTGCCAAGCGGCCGGACGGCAAGTTCCAGACCGAGATCGTCCAGAAGGTCTTCGAGAATTACGGCGATCGCTACGCCAAGGACTGCAAGGCGGCGAACTAA
- a CDS encoding benzoate-CoA ligase family protein, with the protein MANAAKVQVTGSHDGNAATAHVDTFAQQHLPARELWPEFIFTRAELNYPPRLNCVSYFLDRWVEQGLGDAPCVISPAVSYTYRELQALVNRIANVLVGKLGLVPGGRVLLRSANNPMMVATYLAVIKAGGIVVATMPLLRAKELSYPIQKAEIALALCDGKLSEEMEKAKAAAIGLKQVVYWGSGPGTTLEALIADASPEFRAVDTASDDICLIAFTSGTTGDPKGTMHFHRDMLAVCDGYARNILRAEQKDRFVGSAPLAFTFGFGGVLFPMHIGASFVVLEKTTPDDMLAAIEQYKTTVCFTAPTAYRAMIAKLPGRDISSLRKCVSAGETLPKPTFDAWLKATGIKLMDGIGSTELLHIFISATEDEIRPGATGKPVPGYEAKIVDDEGRDVPPGTMGKLAVRGPTGCRYLADERQRKYVQNGWNITGDTYLMDSDGYFWYQSRSDDMIVSAGYNIAGTDVEAALLTHPAVAECGVVGAPDEARGMIVKAYVIAAPGVTPDAALVTELQEHVKREIAPYKYPRAIEFVTQLPKTETGKLKRFALRQLAQAAVSSSGVAAE; encoded by the coding sequence ATGGCCAACGCCGCCAAGGTTCAAGTAACGGGCTCGCATGACGGCAACGCCGCGACGGCCCATGTCGATACGTTTGCGCAGCAGCATCTGCCGGCGCGCGAGCTCTGGCCCGAGTTCATCTTCACGCGAGCGGAGCTGAACTATCCACCGCGATTGAATTGCGTCAGCTATTTCCTCGACCGCTGGGTCGAGCAGGGACTTGGCGATGCGCCTTGCGTCATCAGCCCCGCCGTCAGCTACACCTATCGCGAGCTGCAAGCCCTGGTGAACCGCATCGCCAACGTGCTGGTCGGCAAGCTCGGCCTTGTCCCCGGCGGTCGCGTGCTGCTGCGCTCTGCCAACAACCCCATGATGGTCGCGACCTATCTCGCGGTGATCAAGGCGGGCGGCATTGTGGTGGCGACGATGCCGCTGCTGCGCGCCAAGGAGCTGTCCTATCCGATCCAGAAGGCGGAGATTGCGCTGGCGCTATGCGACGGAAAGCTCTCCGAAGAGATGGAGAAGGCGAAAGCCGCCGCAATCGGTCTCAAGCAGGTGGTCTATTGGGGGAGCGGTCCGGGCACCACGCTCGAGGCGCTGATCGCCGATGCGAGCCCGGAGTTCAGGGCGGTCGATACCGCGTCCGACGACATCTGCCTGATCGCTTTCACGTCGGGCACGACAGGCGATCCCAAGGGCACCATGCATTTCCACCGTGACATGCTCGCGGTCTGCGACGGTTATGCGCGCAATATCTTGCGGGCCGAGCAGAAGGATCGCTTCGTCGGCTCGGCGCCGCTCGCATTCACGTTCGGCTTCGGCGGCGTGCTGTTTCCGATGCATATCGGCGCTTCGTTCGTCGTGCTCGAGAAGACGACGCCGGACGACATGCTGGCGGCGATCGAGCAGTACAAGACCACGGTTTGCTTCACTGCGCCGACCGCATACCGGGCGATGATCGCCAAGCTTCCGGGCCGCGACATCTCCTCGCTTCGCAAATGTGTTTCCGCAGGCGAGACCCTGCCCAAGCCGACCTTCGACGCCTGGCTCAAGGCCACCGGCATCAAGTTGATGGACGGCATCGGCTCAACCGAGCTACTGCACATCTTCATCAGCGCGACCGAGGACGAGATCCGTCCCGGCGCTACGGGAAAGCCCGTTCCGGGCTATGAAGCCAAGATCGTCGATGATGAGGGCCGTGACGTTCCGCCGGGAACCATGGGAAAGCTCGCGGTGCGCGGGCCGACCGGCTGCCGCTATCTCGCCGACGAGCGCCAGCGCAAATACGTCCAGAACGGCTGGAATATCACCGGCGACACCTACCTGATGGATAGCGATGGCTATTTCTGGTACCAGTCGCGCTCCGACGACATGATCGTGTCTGCCGGCTACAATATCGCCGGCACGGATGTCGAGGCGGCGCTTCTCACGCATCCGGCGGTCGCCGAGTGCGGTGTGGTCGGCGCCCCGGACGAGGCGCGCGGCATGATCGTGAAGGCCTATGTTATCGCCGCGCCCGGTGTGACGCCGGACGCCGCGCTGGTGACCGAGTTGCAGGAGCATGTCAAACGCGAGATCGCGCCCTACAAATATCCGCGCGCCATCGAGTTCGTGACGCAACTCCCGAAAACCGAGACCGGAAAATTGAAGCGCTTTGCCCTGCGGCAACTGGCGCAGGCCGCTGTGTCGTCTTCGGGTGTCGCGGCGGAATGA
- a CDS encoding cupin domain-containing protein: MSSEITGITRANEGIQGISWNILGQTYVPKSYAEHSFSWHATLPPGTFVPPHIHPDQDEYLYMLEGKLDFMLGNSESQATAGDLIRLGMGVPHGIFNKSEQTAKVLFWVSPSRKLFDLFWGLHNMKEQKPEDVVAMAAEFNIHFLPPPPGS, from the coding sequence ATGAGCAGCGAAATCACCGGCATCACTCGGGCCAATGAGGGCATCCAGGGCATTTCCTGGAACATCCTCGGTCAGACCTATGTGCCGAAGAGCTATGCCGAACACAGCTTCTCCTGGCATGCGACCTTGCCGCCGGGCACGTTCGTGCCGCCGCACATTCACCCCGACCAGGATGAATATCTCTACATGCTGGAGGGCAAGCTCGACTTCATGCTCGGCAATTCGGAGTCGCAGGCGACCGCCGGCGACCTCATCCGCCTCGGCATGGGCGTGCCGCACGGCATCTTCAACAAGTCGGAACAGACTGCAAAAGTGCTGTTCTGGGTCTCGCCAAGCCGCAAGCTGTTCGACCTGTTCTGGGGACTTCACAACATGAAGGAACAGAAGCCGGAGGACGTGGTAGCGATGGCGGCTGAGTTCAACATCCACTTCCTGCCGCCGCCGCCCGGCAGCTAG
- a CDS encoding RidA family protein, translating to MTTPKGPQLAALPTAAENDARPRVQVLQPSGWPMPKGYANGMAAEGRIVVSGGVIGWDADERLADGFVAQVHQTLGNIAAILAEAGARPEHLVRLTWYVVDMDEYLANLKELGRVYRDIFGAHYPAMALVQVVRLVEKAARVEIEATAVIPR from the coding sequence GTGACGACGCCGAAAGGCCCGCAACTGGCGGCGCTACCGACCGCAGCCGAGAATGACGCCCGTCCGCGGGTGCAGGTGCTCCAGCCGTCGGGGTGGCCGATGCCGAAGGGCTATGCCAACGGCATGGCCGCCGAGGGGCGCATCGTCGTTAGCGGCGGCGTGATTGGCTGGGATGCCGATGAGCGCCTCGCCGATGGCTTCGTCGCGCAGGTGCATCAGACCTTGGGCAATATTGCCGCGATCCTTGCCGAGGCCGGAGCCCGGCCCGAGCATCTCGTGCGCCTGACCTGGTACGTCGTCGACATGGACGAGTACCTAGCCAATCTGAAGGAGCTGGGCAGAGTCTACCGCGACATCTTCGGCGCGCACTATCCTGCGATGGCGCTGGTGCAGGTCGTTCGGCTTGTGGAGAAGGCGGCGCGCGTCGAAATTGAGGCCACCGCCGTCATCCCTCGCTGA
- a CDS encoding AAA family ATPase: MTDDSATQDRIFVALTNSAEHPNVKRIDTHAASVLLDGRRALKIKRAVQFPFLDYSTLEKRKAACEEEIRINRPLAPQIYHRVVAITEEPDGSFKVDGPGRPVEYAVDMSRFDENRTLDHLARAGPLDAALASAAADAIVDSHAAAARAGSEAWISSIPALIDGNSHGLRAGGHFDAGDIEKLGQASHEAFLRVRPLLEERGRKGFVRRCHGDLHLANIVLIEDGPVLFDAIEFDAQMATVDVLYDLAFTLMDLLHHDQPGAANIVLNRYLAATPADNLDALSALPLFMSVRAAIRAQVALARLKPAHPDDPGILGEARRYFDLAGALIHPAAPRLIAVGGLSGTGKTVLAQALAPVVAPSPGAVVLRSDLVRKQMFGVEDTHRLPPSAYTPEHAARVYDTLAQRARRVLAQGHSAIIDGVFAREDERDAIAALARDRNVPLNGLFLVADLATRQMRIGSRRGDASDATEEVAALQEQYSIGHVGWATIDASGTQEQTLQSCRDAIAEGQ, from the coding sequence ATGACAGACGATTCTGCGACCCAGGACCGGATCTTCGTGGCGCTCACCAATTCCGCTGAGCATCCGAACGTCAAGCGGATCGACACGCATGCGGCTTCGGTCCTTCTCGACGGCAGGCGTGCGCTGAAGATCAAGCGCGCCGTGCAGTTTCCGTTCCTCGATTATTCGACGCTCGAGAAGCGGAAGGCAGCCTGCGAAGAGGAGATCCGGATCAACCGGCCGCTGGCGCCGCAGATATACCATCGCGTCGTCGCGATCACCGAGGAGCCGGACGGATCGTTCAAGGTCGACGGCCCCGGCCGTCCGGTCGAGTATGCGGTCGACATGTCGCGCTTCGACGAAAACCGCACGCTGGATCATCTGGCAAGGGCTGGCCCGCTGGATGCCGCTCTTGCCTCGGCCGCTGCTGACGCGATCGTAGATTCGCACGCCGCGGCGGCCCGCGCCGGGAGCGAGGCATGGATCTCCTCCATCCCGGCCCTGATCGACGGCAACAGTCACGGCCTGCGAGCCGGCGGCCATTTCGACGCGGGGGACATCGAAAAGCTCGGCCAGGCCTCGCACGAGGCATTTCTGCGCGTTCGTCCCCTGCTCGAGGAGCGCGGCCGGAAGGGCTTCGTGCGCCGCTGCCATGGCGATCTGCATCTCGCAAACATCGTTCTGATCGAGGACGGGCCCGTGCTGTTCGACGCCATCGAATTCGATGCGCAGATGGCAACCGTCGACGTGCTCTACGATCTCGCATTCACGCTGATGGACCTGCTGCACCACGATCAGCCAGGTGCGGCCAACATCGTCCTGAACCGCTATCTCGCAGCGACGCCGGCCGACAATCTCGATGCGCTCTCGGCCCTGCCGCTTTTCATGTCCGTCCGGGCAGCGATCCGCGCACAAGTGGCCCTGGCGCGGCTGAAGCCCGCGCATCCCGATGACCCCGGCATCCTTGGCGAGGCAAGACGCTATTTTGACCTCGCGGGGGCGCTGATCCATCCCGCCGCACCGCGCCTGATTGCGGTCGGCGGCCTGTCGGGCACCGGCAAGACGGTTCTGGCGCAAGCGCTCGCACCCGTCGTCGCGCCGTCCCCCGGGGCCGTCGTGCTGCGCAGCGACCTCGTTCGCAAGCAGATGTTCGGGGTCGAGGATACGCACCGCCTTCCGCCCTCCGCTTACACGCCGGAACACGCGGCGCGCGTCTACGATACGCTGGCTCAGCGCGCCCGGAGGGTGCTGGCGCAAGGCCATTCGGCGATCATCGACGGCGTGTTCGCCCGCGAGGACGAACGGGACGCGATCGCCGCGCTGGCACGCGACCGCAACGTGCCGCTGAACGGCCTGTTCCTCGTTGCCGATCTCGCGACCCGGCAGATGCGGATCGGAAGCCGCCGGGGAGACGCATCCGACGCCACGGAAGAGGTTGCCGCGCTGCAGGAGCAATATAGTATCGGCCATGTTGGCTGGGCGACCATCGATGCATCCGGGACACAGGAGCAAACGCTCCAGAGCTGTCGGGACGCGATCGCTGAGGGGCAATAG
- a CDS encoding CHAD domain-containing protein, producing the protein MSRPTKSSTAAKHAKPATRRNALPARLSPGMACDTAFRIIARRHLDAVLAQHDGTCRGDPDALHQIRIALTHLRTAIRFFSPMVDDAVRPNVWAELKWLNGQLGMVRDLDVAIERVVAESGDELAVIAELQHWDEKRAESHRQLARALQSARYRRLVEQTSTWIERGPWSTRRSKEAIRLRRCTLADQATERLTEWETTLLKKARKLRKLDVEKRHKLRLLNKRMTYSIESLQDLFAGESLTKQKSILKKLRKAQRSLGQLNDDARGQTLAASLNGAGLDASNRFLNRKREKKLLRTASAAYRKLNKTKPFRSSELAPSSEPEV; encoded by the coding sequence ATGTCGCGACCCACCAAGAGCTCGACGGCGGCCAAGCATGCCAAGCCGGCGACGCGGCGCAATGCCCTGCCCGCGCGCCTCAGCCCCGGCATGGCCTGCGACACCGCCTTCCGGATCATCGCGCGCCGTCACCTCGACGCCGTCCTCGCTCAGCATGACGGCACCTGCCGCGGCGATCCCGACGCGCTGCACCAGATCCGAATCGCGTTGACACACCTGCGCACCGCCATCCGCTTCTTCTCCCCGATGGTCGACGACGCTGTGCGCCCGAATGTCTGGGCCGAACTGAAATGGCTCAACGGCCAGCTCGGCATGGTGCGGGACCTCGACGTGGCGATCGAGCGGGTCGTCGCTGAGAGTGGCGACGAGCTTGCCGTGATCGCCGAGCTTCAGCACTGGGACGAAAAGCGCGCCGAGAGCCACCGCCAGCTGGCGCGCGCGCTGCAATCCGCGCGCTATCGCCGCCTTGTCGAGCAGACCTCGACCTGGATCGAGAGAGGCCCCTGGTCGACCCGGCGCAGCAAGGAAGCCATCCGATTGCGCCGTTGCACGCTCGCTGACCAGGCGACGGAGCGGCTGACCGAATGGGAAACGACGCTGCTCAAGAAAGCGCGAAAGCTCCGCAAGCTCGACGTCGAAAAACGCCACAAACTACGCCTTCTCAACAAGCGGATGACCTATTCGATCGAGTCGCTCCAGGACCTGTTCGCCGGAGAATCGCTGACGAAACAGAAGTCCATCCTCAAGAAGTTGCGCAAGGCGCAACGATCGCTCGGACAATTGAACGACGATGCGCGGGGACAAACGCTGGCGGCGTCGTTGAACGGCGCCGGCCTCGATGCGAGCAATCGCTTCCTCAATCGCAAGCGGGAAAAGAAGCTGTTGCGGACGGCGTCGGCGGCCTATCGGAAACTGAACAAGACCAAGCCCTTCCGCTCCTCGGAGCTCGCGCCGAGCTCCGAGCCGGAGGTCTAG